In Pseudomonas lalkuanensis, the following are encoded in one genomic region:
- a CDS encoding beta strand repeat-containing protein: protein MAISTVSFSNTPQANGDSFIYENLVQDGLDYICLDVMANDLGGKAKTLYSLDDGVTADGSTATRTEIQADLLAHDQDCYSAYGARIWINRDPLDGKMKVLYDASDLLQSAAYRSLSVGEYLTDSFTYAIRLGNGTLSWATATVRIAGINDAPVVSSPVTLTAIAEDSGARLITQAELLAHASDIDGDGLTASNLQISAGSGTLIDNGDGTWSYTPALNDDTQVSFTYTVSDGSLTAAGSASLDITPVNDAPTTTPVTLTAIAEDSGARLITQALLLANAADVDGPALTATDLQISAGSGTLIDNGDGTWSYTPALNDDTQVSFTYTVSDGSLTAAGSASLDITPVNDAPTTTPVTLTAIAEDSGSRLITQAQLLANAADVDGPALTATDLQISAGSGTLIDNGDGTWSYTPALNDDTSVSFSYSVTDGSLSAAGSASLDITPVNDAPTTTPVTLTSIAEDSGARLITQAQLLANAADVDGPALTATDLQISAGSGTLIDNGDGTWSYTPALNDDTQVSFTYTVSDGSLTAAGSASLDITPVNDAPTTTPVTLTAIAEDSGARLITQAQLLANAADVDGPALTATDLQISAGSGTLIDNGDGTWSYTPALNDDTQVSFTYTVSDGSLTAAGSASLDITPVNDAPTTTPVTLTAIAEDSGARLITQAQLLANAADIDGPALTATDLQISAGSGTLIDNGDGTWSYTPALNDDTSVSFSYSVTDGSLTAAGSASLDITPVNDAPTTTPVTLTAIAEDSGARLITQAQLLANAADVDGPALTATDLQISAGSGTLIDNGDGTWSYTPALNDDTSVSFTYTVSDGSLTAAGSASLDITPVNDAPTTTPVTLTSIAEDSSARLITQALLLANAADVDGPALTATDLQISAGSGTLIDNGDGTWSYTPALNDDTQVSFTYTVSDGSLTAAGSASLDITPVNDAPTTTPVTLTSIAEDSGARLITQAQLLANAADVDGPALTATDLQISAGSGTLIDNGDGTWSYTPALNDDTSVSFTYTVSDGSLSAAGSASLDITPVNDAPVNTLPGAQTTPAGTPKSISGLSIADVDAGSGNLTVTLQVAHGTLSAQSLAGGASVIGLNTSTLTLSGTLAQINTTLAANIGYLSAANFSGEDTLIMTTSDGAASDVDNLGITVTATQVNAAPVAVNDVLYVSNNTAAFNATNGTGIVFSVAALLGNDSDVDGSFLSITGLGLGAGAISDVKFVEGSNNSLITFASGNNPSSPTGTFTYTLSDNAGGTATGTVTVNLVSTNGASSVNLSGNSYQAAFLDGGSNVDALTGAAASDLFVGGNGVDTLIGGSGEDRLRGGEDNDVLDGGDGIDMLDFSDATGSLTFTLRQGSNPAAGTNGFWNTGALPGIGTDTYKNMEGVVGSRFADTLTGSSGNDVLRGGAGNDILDGGAGTDLLDLSDAIGALSFTLAQSTSGTSLDLSGVGLGIDNYRNMEGVIGSIYSDTLTGSSGDDVLVGGLGADRLSGGGGADVFRFNNLSEAEDRILDYSANDKLDISALFATPISGDIANYVKAVLVGTDISVQVDVNGSTGGANFVELVTITGVQQVTATFGGGDHIIPS from the coding sequence ATGGCCATCTCCACCGTCTCATTCAGCAATACTCCCCAAGCGAACGGCGACAGCTTTATCTACGAGAACCTGGTGCAAGACGGCCTCGACTACATCTGCCTGGATGTCATGGCGAATGACCTCGGTGGCAAGGCCAAGACGCTCTATTCGCTGGACGATGGCGTTACGGCCGATGGCAGCACGGCGACCCGGACGGAGATACAAGCGGACCTGCTGGCCCATGACCAGGATTGCTACAGCGCTTATGGCGCCCGTATCTGGATCAACCGGGACCCGTTGGACGGGAAGATGAAGGTGCTCTATGACGCCAGCGACCTCCTCCAGAGCGCGGCATACAGAAGCCTCTCGGTTGGCGAATACCTGACCGACAGCTTCACCTACGCCATTCGCCTGGGTAACGGCACCCTGAGCTGGGCCACGGCGACAGTGCGGATTGCCGGTATCAACGACGCTCCGGTGGTCAGCAGCCCGGTAACCCTGACCGCGATTGCCGAAGACAGCGGCGCGCGCCTCATCACCCAGGCCGAGCTGCTGGCCCATGCCTCGGACATCGACGGTGATGGACTTACAGCCAGCAACCTGCAGATCAGCGCCGGCAGCGGCACATTGATCGACAACGGCGACGGCACCTGGAGCTATACCCCGGCACTGAACGACGACACCCAGGTGTCCTTCACCTACACCGTCAGCGACGGTTCGCTCACTGCCGCTGGCAGCGCCAGCCTCGATATCACCCCGGTCAACGATGCGCCCACCACCACCCCGGTAACCCTGACTGCGATTGCCGAAGACAGCGGCGCCCGCCTGATCACCCAGGCCCTGTTGCTGGCCAACGCGGCGGACGTCGACGGCCCAGCCCTGACCGCGACCGACCTGCAGATCAGCGCCGGCAGCGGCACATTGATCGACAACGGCGACGGCACCTGGAGCTATACCCCGGCACTGAACGACGACACCCAGGTGTCCTTCACCTACACCGTCAGCGACGGTTCGCTCACTGCCGCTGGCAGCGCCAGCCTCGATATCACCCCGGTCAACGATGCGCCCACCACCACCCCGGTAACCCTGACTGCGATTGCCGAAGACAGCGGTTCCCGCCTGATCACCCAGGCCCAGTTGCTGGCCAACGCGGCGGACGTCGACGGCCCTGCCCTGACCGCGACCGACCTGCAGATCAGCGCCGGCAGCGGCACATTGATCGACAACGGTGACGGCACCTGGAGCTATACGCCGGCGCTGAACGACGACACGTCCGTCAGCTTCAGCTACTCGGTGACCGACGGTTCGCTCAGCGCCGCCGGCAGCGCCAGCCTCGATATCACCCCGGTCAACGATGCGCCGACCACCACCCCGGTAACCCTGACTTCGATTGCCGAAGACAGCGGCGCCCGCCTGATCACCCAGGCACAGTTGCTGGCCAACGCGGCGGACGTCGACGGCCCAGCCCTGACCGCGACCGACCTGCAGATCAGCGCCGGCAGCGGCACATTGATCGACAACGGCGACGGCACCTGGAGCTATACGCCAGCGCTGAACGACGACACCCAGGTGTCCTTCACCTACACCGTCAGCGACGGTTCGCTCACGGCCGCTGGCAGCGCCAGCCTCGATATCACCCCGGTCAACGATGCTCCCACCACCACCCCGGTAACCCTGACTGCGATTGCCGAAGACAGCGGCGCCCGCCTGATCACCCAGGCGCAGTTGCTGGCCAACGCGGCGGACGTCGACGGCCCAGCCCTGACCGCGACCGACCTGCAGATCAGCGCCGGCAGCGGCACATTGATCGACAACGGTGACGGCACCTGGAGCTATACGCCGGCGCTGAACGACGACACCCAGGTGTCCTTCACCTACACCGTCAGCGACGGTTCGCTCACTGCCGCAGGCAGCGCCAGCCTCGATATCACCCCGGTCAACGATGCACCCACCACCACCCCGGTAACCCTGACTGCGATTGCCGAAGACAGCGGCGCCCGCCTGATCACCCAGGCGCAGTTGCTGGCCAACGCGGCGGACATCGACGGCCCAGCCCTGACCGCGACCGACCTGCAGATCAGCGCCGGCAGCGGCACATTGATCGACAACGGCGACGGCACCTGGAGCTATACCCCGGCGCTGAACGACGACACGTCCGTCAGCTTCAGCTACTCGGTGACCGACGGTTCGCTCACTGCCGCTGGCAGCGCCAGCCTCGATATCACCCCGGTCAACGATGCGCCCACCACCACCCCGGTAACCCTGACTGCGATTGCCGAAGACAGCGGCGCCCGCCTGATCACCCAGGCGCAGTTGCTGGCCAACGCGGCGGACGTCGACGGCCCTGCCCTGACCGCGACCGACCTGCAGATCAGCGCCGGCAGCGGCACATTGATCGACAACGGCGACGGCACCTGGAGCTATACGCCGGCGCTGAACGACGACACGTCCGTCAGCTTCACTTACACCGTCAGCGACGGTTCGCTCACGGCCGCTGGCAGCGCCAGCCTCGATATCACCCCGGTCAACGATGCGCCCACCACCACCCCGGTAACCCTGACTTCGATTGCCGAAGACAGCAGCGCCCGCCTGATCACCCAGGCCCTGTTGCTGGCCAACGCGGCGGACGTCGACGGCCCAGCCCTGACCGCGACCGACCTGCAGATCAGCGCCGGCAGCGGCACATTGATCGACAACGGTGACGGCACCTGGAGCTATACGCCGGCGCTGAACGACGACACCCAGGTGTCCTTCACCTACACCGTCAGCGACGGTTCGCTCACGGCCGCAGGCAGCGCCAGCCTCGATATCACTCCGGTCAACGACGCGCCGACCACCACCCCGGTAACCCTGACTTCGATTGCCGAAGACAGCGGCGCCCGCCTGATCACCCAGGCCCAGTTGCTGGCCAACGCGGCGGACGTCGACGGCCCAGCCCTGACCGCGACCGACCTGCAGATCAGCGCCGGCAGCGGCACATTGATCGACAACGGCGACGGCACCTGGAGCTATACCCCGGCACTGAACGACGACACGTCCGTCAGCTTCACTTACACCGTCAGCGACGGCTCGCTCAGCGCCGCCGGCAGCGCCAGCCTCGATATCACCCCGGTCAACGATGCCCCGGTCAACACCCTGCCCGGCGCCCAGACCACTCCTGCAGGAACACCCAAGAGCATCAGTGGCCTGAGCATCGCCGATGTGGATGCTGGCTCGGGCAACCTGACAGTGACGCTGCAGGTCGCCCACGGCACCCTCTCCGCGCAGTCGCTTGCAGGCGGTGCCTCGGTAATCGGCCTCAACACCTCCACCCTCACCCTCAGCGGAACCCTCGCCCAGATCAACACAACGCTGGCCGCCAATATCGGCTACCTCTCCGCCGCCAACTTCAGCGGCGAAGACACGCTGATCATGACCACCAGCGATGGCGCCGCCAGCGACGTCGACAATCTGGGCATCACGGTCACGGCTACGCAGGTGAACGCTGCACCAGTTGCAGTCAACGATGTGCTCTACGTGTCCAACAACACTGCGGCCTTCAATGCAACCAATGGTACTGGCATCGTCTTCTCGGTCGCCGCCTTGCTGGGCAATGACTCCGATGTCGATGGGTCGTTCCTGTCCATCACCGGTCTTGGCCTGGGAGCAGGCGCGATCTCCGACGTGAAATTCGTCGAAGGCTCGAACAACAGCCTGATCACCTTCGCCAGCGGCAATAACCCGTCCTCCCCCACCGGCACATTCACCTACACCCTTTCGGACAATGCCGGCGGAACGGCCACGGGAACCGTGACGGTAAATCTCGTCTCCACCAATGGCGCGTCCAGCGTCAACCTGTCCGGCAACAGTTACCAGGCAGCCTTCCTCGACGGCGGCAGCAACGTGGACGCCCTGACCGGAGCGGCCGCAAGTGATCTGTTCGTCGGCGGGAATGGGGTGGACACACTCATTGGCGGCAGTGGCGAAGATCGCCTTCGCGGGGGCGAGGACAACGATGTGCTGGATGGCGGTGACGGCATCGATATGCTCGATTTCTCCGATGCCACCGGCTCACTCACCTTCACCCTCAGACAAGGCAGCAATCCGGCTGCTGGCACCAACGGTTTCTGGAACACGGGAGCCCTGCCGGGAATCGGCACAGACACCTACAAGAACATGGAAGGTGTGGTCGGCTCCCGCTTCGCGGACACCCTCACCGGCAGCAGCGGCAACGACGTCCTTCGCGGCGGCGCCGGCAATGACATCCTCGATGGCGGTGCGGGCACCGACCTGCTCGACCTGTCCGATGCGATCGGCGCGCTCAGCTTCACGCTGGCGCAAAGCACCAGCGGCACGTCCCTCGATCTTTCCGGCGTGGGCCTGGGCATCGACAACTACCGGAACATGGAAGGCGTGATCGGTTCGATCTACAGCGACACGCTGACCGGCAGCAGCGGCGACGACGTCCTGGTCGGCGGTCTGGGTGCAGACCGGTTGAGCGGCGGTGGCGGTGCGGACGTGTTCAGGTTCAACAACCTCAGTGAGGCCGAGGACCGCATCCTCGACTACAGCGCCAATGACAAGCTCGATATCTCGGCGCTGTTCGCCACCCCGATTTCGGGGGATATCGCCAACTACGTCAAAGCGGTGCTGGTGGGTACGGACATCTCGGTGCAGGTGGATGTCAACGGCAGCACGGGAGGGGCGAACTTTGTCGAGCTGGTCACCATCACCGGCGTTCAGCAGGTGACGGCGACCTTCGGGGGCGGCGACCACATCATTCCCAGCTGA
- a CDS encoding alpha-2-macroglobulin family protein: MPKKGLLLALVLSLLSACDSSTPEQAASKSPPAADQSAARPAADTEALAKRYAGRELQVIDVSEVQLEGASALSVTFSVPLDPDQTFAERLHLVDSRDGTVDGAWELSDNLMELRLRHLEPKRQLVLTIDPGLRAVNDARLAAEHVTRLETRDLQATVGFASRGSLLPTRLAEGLPVIALNVDKVDVDFFRVKAESLPGFLARWGKRGALDVWEARDLLKMADLVYTGRFDLKPARNTRETLLLPIANLDPMKQPGVYLAVMKEAGSYTYSNPATLFTLSDIGLSAHRYSDRLDIFTQALEGGAAQADIALELLDGEGRVLAEGKTDGKGHAELPLAPKAEVLIARKDEQTSLLRLSAPALDLAEFDIAGPASHALQFFVFGPRDLYRPGETVLLNALLRDADGREVAGQPVTVEVRRPDEQVSRRFVWEAGEGGFYQYQLPLAAEAPTGRWQLLFDLGDGKPQLYEFLVEDFLPERMALELKGSDQPFVPSDNARFQVSGRYLYGAPASGNRLTGQLYVRPLREAVKALPGYQFGSVTEDELKQDIELDETQLDADGKTELNIETRWAEAKSPVQLILQASLQESGGRPITRRLVQPVWPAERLPGLRALFEGEETDADGVAEFELLVADPDGNKLAADDLKVRLVRERRDYYWNYSESDGWTYHYNEKYLNLSEEQVQVAAGGTAKVSFPVEWGPYRVEVEDPQTGITSSLRFWAGYRWQDNAEGGAVRPDQVKLALDKPGYAAGDTAKVTVTPPSAGSGYLLVESAEGPLWWQPIEVPAEGKSFDIPVAKEWARHDLYVSALVIRPGERKASVTPKRAVGLLHLPLDRAPRKLAVSLSAPEKMRPKQPLKVQVQAKNADGSVPKSVNVLVAAVDVGILNITSYATPDPFASLFGRKGYGADQLDVYGQLIEAGQGRLATMAFGGDAALAGGGKRPQTSVTIVALQSAPVALDEQGQGEVSLDIPDFNGELRLMAQAWTDERYGMAEAKTVVAAPLVAELAAPRFLAGGDQTTLALDLTNLSGKPQRLDVQLESTGQLDLAQSAGGQTAPIQLKDGQRTTLRIPVRAVGGYGQGHFKVTVNGLELPGENLPPFSREWTLGVRPAYPAQLKQFRAVLKGDAWSLPAGTLDAYEPDGREALLQLSSRPPLNLGEQVRALKAYPYGCAEQTTSGLYPSLYADAASLKRLGLEGEPDDTRRKSIDLGIERLLGMQRYNGSFGLWSADSEEEYWLTAYVTDFLLRARDQGFAVPPEALKKASERLLRYLQERSLVEVSYSQNADHTRFAVQAYAGYVLARSQQAPLGALRSLWERRADARSGLPLVQLAVAFKLMGDAPRADQALELGLRLQRDNRDWLADYGSPLRDQALILALLEENDLAASAREQRLFDLADLVAGERWLSTQERNALYLAGRGLLGKPEPNWSAQLSAGGQQRELSNQQPGLKLDGALLTEPLSITPAGGEPLYQQLTLSGYPLTAPAAGGENLAIYREFLGANGERLDLNSLDSGELVLVHLAIEAKERVPDALVVDLLPAGLELENQNLAQSAASLDDASSAVKEWQKSMQNAAIKHQEFRDDRYVAALDVSEYGTTHLLYLARAVTPGKYRVPPPTVESMYRPNWQALGEAPEHLVVRGK; the protein is encoded by the coding sequence ATGCCGAAGAAAGGACTACTTCTGGCCCTGGTGCTGAGCCTGCTCAGCGCCTGTGATTCCTCCACCCCCGAGCAAGCCGCAAGCAAGTCGCCACCGGCTGCCGATCAATCCGCGGCGCGCCCCGCCGCCGACACCGAAGCCCTGGCCAAGCGCTACGCCGGCCGCGAACTGCAGGTGATCGACGTCTCCGAAGTGCAGCTCGAGGGCGCCAGCGCCCTGTCGGTGACCTTCTCCGTGCCCCTGGACCCGGATCAGACGTTCGCCGAGCGGCTGCACCTGGTGGACAGCCGGGACGGCACGGTGGACGGCGCCTGGGAACTCTCCGACAACCTGATGGAGCTGCGCCTGCGCCACCTGGAGCCCAAGCGCCAGCTGGTGCTGACCATTGACCCCGGCCTGCGCGCGGTGAACGATGCGCGGCTCGCCGCAGAGCACGTCACCCGCCTGGAAACCCGCGACCTGCAGGCGACCGTCGGCTTCGCCAGCCGGGGCTCGCTGTTGCCCACGCGCCTCGCCGAAGGCCTGCCGGTGATCGCGCTGAACGTCGACAAGGTGGATGTGGACTTCTTCCGCGTGAAGGCCGAATCCCTGCCGGGCTTCCTCGCCCGCTGGGGCAAGCGTGGCGCCCTGGACGTCTGGGAGGCCCGCGACCTGCTGAAAATGGCCGACCTGGTCTACACCGGCCGCTTCGACCTCAAGCCCGCACGCAACACCCGCGAGACCCTGCTGCTACCCATCGCCAACCTGGATCCGATGAAGCAGCCAGGCGTCTACCTCGCCGTGATGAAGGAGGCCGGCAGCTACACCTATTCCAACCCGGCGACCCTCTTCACCCTGAGCGACATCGGCCTTTCCGCCCACCGCTACAGTGATCGCCTGGACATCTTCACCCAGGCCCTGGAAGGCGGCGCCGCGCAAGCCGATATCGCCCTGGAGCTGCTCGACGGCGAAGGCCGCGTGCTGGCCGAAGGCAAGACCGACGGCAAGGGCCACGCCGAGCTGCCGCTGGCGCCCAAGGCGGAGGTGCTGATCGCCCGCAAGGACGAGCAGACCAGCCTGCTGCGCCTGTCCGCGCCGGCGCTGGACCTGGCCGAGTTCGACATCGCCGGCCCGGCCAGCCATGCCCTGCAGTTCTTCGTCTTCGGTCCGCGCGACCTCTACCGCCCTGGCGAGACGGTGCTGCTCAACGCCCTGCTGCGCGACGCCGATGGCCGCGAGGTGGCTGGCCAGCCGGTGACCGTGGAAGTGCGCCGCCCCGACGAACAGGTCAGCCGCCGCTTCGTCTGGGAAGCCGGAGAGGGCGGTTTCTACCAGTACCAGCTGCCGCTCGCCGCCGAGGCGCCCACCGGTCGCTGGCAACTGCTTTTCGACCTGGGCGACGGCAAGCCGCAGCTCTATGAATTCCTCGTTGAAGACTTCCTGCCCGAGCGCATGGCGCTGGAGCTCAAGGGCAGCGACCAGCCGTTCGTGCCCTCCGACAATGCCCGCTTCCAGGTCAGCGGCCGCTACCTCTATGGCGCGCCAGCCTCCGGCAACCGTCTGACCGGCCAGCTCTACGTACGCCCGCTGCGCGAAGCGGTGAAGGCACTGCCCGGCTACCAGTTCGGCTCAGTGACCGAGGACGAGCTGAAGCAGGACATCGAACTGGACGAAACCCAGCTGGACGCCGACGGCAAGACCGAGCTGAACATCGAAACCCGCTGGGCCGAGGCCAAGTCGCCCGTGCAACTGATCCTCCAGGCCAGCCTGCAGGAATCCGGCGGCCGCCCGATCACCCGTCGCCTGGTGCAGCCGGTGTGGCCTGCCGAGCGCCTGCCGGGCCTGCGTGCGCTGTTCGAGGGCGAAGAAACCGATGCCGACGGCGTCGCCGAGTTCGAACTGCTGGTGGCTGACCCCGACGGCAACAAGCTGGCCGCCGACGACCTCAAGGTGCGCCTGGTGCGCGAGCGCCGCGACTACTACTGGAACTACTCCGAGAGTGATGGCTGGACCTACCACTACAACGAGAAGTACCTGAACCTCTCGGAAGAGCAGGTGCAGGTGGCCGCCGGCGGCACCGCCAAGGTGAGCTTCCCGGTGGAGTGGGGCCCCTACCGCGTGGAAGTGGAAGACCCGCAGACCGGCATCACCAGCAGCCTGCGCTTCTGGGCCGGCTATCGCTGGCAGGACAACGCCGAAGGCGGCGCGGTGCGCCCGGACCAGGTCAAGCTGGCGCTGGACAAGCCGGGCTATGCCGCCGGCGACACCGCGAAAGTCACCGTCACCCCGCCCAGCGCCGGCAGCGGCTATCTGCTGGTGGAATCCGCCGAAGGCCCGCTCTGGTGGCAACCCATCGAGGTGCCGGCCGAAGGCAAGAGTTTCGACATCCCGGTGGCCAAGGAATGGGCACGCCATGACCTTTACGTCAGCGCCCTGGTGATCCGCCCCGGCGAGCGCAAGGCCAGCGTGACGCCCAAGCGCGCCGTGGGCCTGCTGCACCTGCCGCTGGATCGCGCGCCGCGCAAGCTGGCGGTTTCCCTCAGCGCACCGGAAAAGATGCGGCCCAAGCAGCCGCTGAAGGTCCAGGTGCAGGCCAAGAATGCCGATGGCAGCGTGCCGAAGTCGGTGAACGTGCTGGTGGCCGCGGTGGACGTGGGCATCCTCAATATCACCAGCTACGCCACGCCCGACCCCTTCGCCAGCCTGTTCGGCCGCAAGGGCTACGGCGCCGACCAGCTCGACGTCTATGGCCAACTGATCGAAGCCGGCCAGGGCCGCCTGGCGACCATGGCCTTCGGTGGCGACGCCGCGCTGGCCGGTGGCGGCAAGCGTCCGCAGACCAGCGTCACCATCGTCGCCCTGCAAAGCGCGCCGGTGGCCCTGGACGAGCAGGGCCAGGGCGAGGTCAGCCTCGACATCCCTGACTTCAACGGTGAGCTGCGCCTGATGGCCCAGGCCTGGACCGATGAACGCTACGGCATGGCCGAGGCGAAGACGGTGGTGGCCGCGCCGCTGGTGGCGGAGCTGGCCGCGCCGCGCTTCCTTGCCGGCGGCGACCAGACCACCCTGGCGCTGGACCTCACCAACCTGTCCGGCAAGCCCCAGCGCCTGGACGTGCAACTGGAAAGCACTGGCCAACTGGATCTCGCCCAGAGCGCCGGTGGCCAGACCGCACCCATCCAGCTCAAGGATGGCCAGCGCACCACCCTGCGCATTCCGGTGCGCGCGGTGGGCGGTTATGGCCAGGGCCACTTCAAAGTGACGGTCAACGGCCTGGAACTACCGGGCGAGAACCTGCCGCCGTTCAGCCGCGAATGGACCCTCGGCGTGCGCCCGGCCTATCCGGCGCAGCTCAAGCAGTTCCGCGCGGTGCTCAAGGGCGATGCCTGGAGCCTGCCGGCCGGCACCCTGGATGCGTACGAGCCGGATGGCCGCGAGGCCCTGCTGCAGCTGTCCAGCCGCCCGCCGCTGAACCTCGGCGAGCAGGTCCGTGCCCTCAAGGCCTACCCCTACGGCTGCGCCGAGCAGACCACCAGCGGCCTCTACCCGTCGCTCTATGCCGACGCCGCGTCGCTCAAGCGCCTCGGCCTGGAAGGTGAGCCGGACGACACGCGCCGCAAGTCCATCGACCTCGGCATCGAACGCCTGCTGGGCATGCAGCGCTACAACGGCAGCTTCGGCCTGTGGAGCGCCGACAGCGAAGAGGAATACTGGCTGACCGCCTATGTCACCGACTTCCTCCTGCGTGCCCGCGACCAGGGTTTCGCGGTGCCGCCGGAGGCCCTGAAGAAGGCCAGCGAGCGCTTGCTGCGCTACCTGCAGGAGCGCAGCCTGGTCGAAGTCAGCTACAGCCAGAACGCCGATCACACCCGTTTCGCCGTGCAGGCCTACGCCGGCTACGTCCTGGCCCGCAGCCAGCAGGCGCCGCTGGGCGCGCTGCGCAGTCTGTGGGAACGCCGCGCCGATGCCCGCTCGGGCCTGCCGCTGGTGCAACTGGCGGTGGCCTTCAAGCTGATGGGCGATGCGCCGCGAGCCGACCAGGCCCTGGAGCTTGGCCTGCGTCTCCAGCGCGACAACCGGGACTGGCTGGCCGACTACGGCAGTCCGCTGCGCGACCAGGCGCTGATCCTCGCCCTGCTGGAGGAGAACGACCTGGCTGCCAGCGCCCGCGAACAGCGCCTGTTCGACCTGGCCGACCTGGTGGCCGGCGAGCGCTGGCTCTCCACCCAGGAGCGCAACGCGCTGTACCTGGCGGGCCGTGGCCTGCTGGGCAAGCCCGAACCGAACTGGAGCGCGCAGCTCAGCGCGGGCGGCCAGCAGCGCGAGCTGAGCAATCAGCAACCCGGCCTGAAACTGGACGGCGCCCTGCTGACCGAGCCGCTGAGCATCACTCCGGCCGGCGGCGAGCCGCTCTACCAGCAGCTGACCCTCTCCGGTTATCCGCTGACGGCGCCTGCCGCCGGTGGCGAGAACCTCGCCATCTACCGCGAGTTCCTCGGCGCGAATGGCGAGCGCCTTGATCTCAACAGCCTGGACAGCGGCGAACTGGTGCTGGTGCACCTGGCCATCGAAGCGAAGGAGCGCGTACCCGACGCCCTGGTGGTGGACCTGCTGCCGGCTGGCCTGGAGCTGGAAAACCAGAACCTCGCCCAGAGCGCCGCCAGCCTGGACGACGCCAGCAGCGCAGTGAAGGAGTGGCAGAAGTCCATGCAGAACGCCGCCATCAAGCACCAGGAATTCCGCGATGACCGTTACGTGGCGGCCCTGGATGTCAGCGAGTACGGCACCACCCACCTGCTGTACCTGGCCCGCGCCGTCACTCCCGGCAAATACCGCGTGCCGCCGCCCACGGTGGAGTCCATGTACCGGCCGAACTGGCAGGCCCTCGGCGAGGCCCCGGAGCACCTGGTGGTGCGCGGCAAGTAA
- a CDS encoding MATE family efflux transporter has protein sequence MSLFLDAWRHSPTHRKVWALAAPMILSNISVPLVALVDSTVVGHLPHAHQLGAVAVGSTLYMLLLGVLGFLRMGTTGFAAQAAGRADGGALRQVLLQGLGLALGLALLLGLLAVPFSDLALGLMNPSAELDTLTREFFHLRLLGLPAALANYALVGWFLGTQNARAPLAILLGTNLANIALALWFVLGLDWGVAGAARAAVIAEWSGALIGLALTRGALRRYPGHIDWPALQLWRNWRPLLAVNRDIFIRSLALQLVFFLLTVQGTRMGDATVAANALLLNGLLVTAYALDGLAHAVEALCGHAIGARDRLTLRRSLLVAGGWSLLASLGFALFFAVAGGLFIDMQSDIAAVREVAHTYLPYLALLPVITVWSYLLDGLFIGATRAREMRDAMLVAVVLSLPLGWGLQFLGNHGLWLAFLAFMAIRGISLGALAWRLQRRDAWFAAR, from the coding sequence ATGAGCCTGTTCCTCGACGCCTGGCGGCATTCCCCGACCCACCGCAAGGTCTGGGCACTGGCCGCGCCCATGATCCTCTCGAATATTTCCGTGCCCCTGGTCGCCCTGGTGGACAGCACCGTGGTGGGCCATCTGCCCCACGCTCACCAGCTGGGCGCGGTGGCGGTGGGCAGTACGCTGTACATGCTGCTGCTCGGGGTGCTGGGCTTCCTGCGCATGGGCACCACCGGTTTCGCCGCCCAGGCCGCCGGCCGCGCGGATGGCGGCGCCCTGCGCCAGGTTCTGCTGCAAGGGCTTGGCCTGGCGCTGGGCCTGGCGCTGTTGCTGGGCTTGCTGGCAGTCCCCTTCAGCGACCTGGCGCTGGGGCTGATGAACCCCTCCGCGGAGCTGGACACGCTGACCCGCGAGTTCTTCCACCTGCGCCTGCTCGGCCTGCCGGCGGCCCTGGCCAACTACGCCCTGGTGGGCTGGTTCCTCGGCACCCAGAACGCGCGCGCACCGCTGGCCATCCTGCTGGGCACCAACCTGGCGAACATCGCCCTGGCGCTGTGGTTCGTCCTCGGACTGGACTGGGGCGTGGCCGGTGCGGCGCGTGCCGCGGTGATCGCCGAATGGAGCGGCGCGCTGATCGGCCTGGCACTCACCCGTGGCGCACTGCGGCGCTATCCGGGCCACATCGACTGGCCGGCACTGCAATTGTGGCGCAACTGGCGGCCGCTGCTGGCGGTGAACCGTGACATCTTCATCCGTTCCCTGGCGCTGCAACTGGTGTTCTTCCTGCTGACGGTACAGGGCACCCGGATGGGCGACGCCACCGTGGCGGCCAACGCCCTGCTGCTCAACGGCCTGCTGGTGACCGCCTACGCCCTGGATGGCCTGGCCCATGCGGTGGAAGCCCTGTGCGGTCACGCCATCGGCGCCCGTGACCGCCTGACCCTGCGCCGCTCGCTGCTGGTGGCCGGGGGCTGGTCGCTGCTGGCGAGCCTGGGCTTCGCGCTGTTCTTCGCCGTCGCCGGCGGGCTGTTCATCGACATGCAAAGCGACATCGCTGCCGTCCGCGAAGTGGCCCACACCTACCTGCCCTACCTCGCGCTACTGCCTGTGATCACGGTGTGGAGCTACCTGCTGGATGGCCTGTTCATCGGCGCCACGCGGGCCCGCGAAATGCGCGACGCCATGCTGGTCGCCGTCGTCCTTAGCCTGCCGCTGGGTTGGGGACTACAGTTTCTCGGCAACCACGGACTCTGGCTGGCTTTCCTCGCCTTCATGGCGATACGCGGGATCAGCCTCGGCGCACTGGCCTGGCGCCTGCAACGCCGCGACGCCTGGTTCGCCGCACGATAA